The proteins below are encoded in one region of Strix aluco isolate bStrAlu1 chromosome 8, bStrAlu1.hap1, whole genome shotgun sequence:
- the FPGT gene encoding fucose-1-phosphate guanylyltransferase isoform X4 encodes MDIFYCAANPFCCRQVVHVPALKQTKGGYSQRLPNASALGKIFTALPFGDPVYQMLELKLAMYIDFPRHMKPGILVTCSDDIELYSTGVTETITFDKPGFTALAHPSDLAVGTTHGVFVLDQSSFSGKGGLEYASCRHFLHKPDVETMRRCGAVCVRGGSARQSSGECGDSEVDSECVYTDSIFYIDHSVAKQLLTFYKEMGALCCEIDAYGDFLQALGPGATQDYTQNTCNITKEESGLVEVRQKLYSLLRGTALNVIVLNNSKFYHIGTTQEYLFHFTTDSKLKFELDFLSVAFSAFSDKAATLGRSTSVIQSVLEPGCRIGPGSVVEYSRIGPEVSVGQSSIVSGAYIDVRAAVPSGCLLSSLSIKINGQVKYVSMAFGVEDNLKKSVKLLSDIHSLQFFGVGLLECLALWGVKVSEQLFSGENTHLGLWTARIFPVCSTLSESVRMSLKMLNSVQHMSAFELSGFQLLSVEEMLTYKDVEDMLKFRKQIYDEICLQRQKEKSDL; translated from the exons ATGGACATCTTTTATTGTGCTGCTAATCCATTCTG TTGTAGACAAGTGGTCCATGTTCCAGCTCTGAAGCAAACTAAAG GTGGTTACAGTCAACGTTTACCGAACGCAAGTGCCCTGGGAAAGATTTTCACAGCGTTGCCTTTTGGCGATCCCGTTTACCAGATGCTGGAGCTGAAGCTCGCCATGTACATTGATTTCCCCCGCCACATGAAACCCGGAATTCTCGTGACGTGTTCGGATGACATAGAGCTTTACAGCACTGGCGTTACGGAAACCATCACGTTTGATAAACCTGGGTTTACGGCGTTAGCTCACCCTTCAGATTTGGCAGTTGGCACCACTCACGGAGTGTTTGTTTTAGATCAGTCCAGTTTTTCAGGAAAGGGAGGCCTGGAGTACGCGTCTTGCCGTCACTTCCTTCACAAGCCCGACGTTGAGACGATGCGCCGGTGCGGCGCGGTGTGCGTGAGAGGGGGTTCTGCTCGGCAGAGCTCGGGGGAGTGCGGTGACTCAGAGGTGGACTCGGAGTGTGTGTATACAGACAGTATATTCTACATCGATCATAGTGTTGCAAAACAGCTGCTGACGTTTTACAAGGAGATGGGCGCTCTTTGCTGTGAAATAGATGCATACGGTGACTTCCTCCAGGCCCTGGGGCCCGGAGCCACTCAAGATTACACACAAAATACATGTAACATCACAAAAGAGGAGTCGGGGTTGGTAGAAGTGCGGCAGAAGCTGTACTCTCTTCTGAGGGGAACTGCGCTCAATGTCATCGTCTTAAACAACTCTAAGTTCTACCACATTGGAACTACTCAAgagtatttgtttcattttacaacTGATAGCAAACTGAAATTTGAGCTTGACTTTCTCTCTGTGGCTTTTAGCGCCTTTTCCGACAAAGCTGCGACCTTGGGCCGATCCACCAGTGTCATTCAGAGCGTCCTGGAGCCTGGCTGTCGGATCGGGCCTGGGTCCGTCGTTGAGTACTCCCGAATCGGGCCCGAAGTCTCGGTGGGGCAGAGCAGCATCGTCAGTGGAGCGTACATCGATGTGAGAGCAGCCGTGCCTTCTGGCTGTCTCCTGAGTTCATTAAGTATAAAAATTAATGGTCAGGTAAAGTACGTAAGTATGGCGTTTGGTGTAGAAGACAACTTGAAAAAGAGCGTGAAATTGTTGTCAGATATCCATTCACTCCAGTTTTTTGGCGTCGGCTTACTGGAATGCTTGGCCCTCTGGGGTGTAAAGGTTTCAGAGCAGCTCTTCTCCGGTGAGAACACGCACTTGGGGTTGTGGACTGCTAggatttttcctgtttgttctaCTTTAAGTGAATCAGTTAGAATGTCgttaaaaatgttaaattctgTGCAGCACATGTCAGCTTTTGAATTGAGTGGCTTTCAGCTCTTGTCTGTTGAAGAAATGCTCACCTACAAAGATGTAGAAGACATGTTGAAGTTCAGGAAGCAAATTTACGATGAAATTTGTctacagagacagaaagagaagtctGATTTGTAG
- the FPGT gene encoding fucose-1-phosphate guanylyltransferase isoform X2, whose amino-acid sequence MPAAGERSAARREATGRRLVRLAALRGNGGSTLHVLRCLEDLYGDKWTSFIVLLIHSGGYSQRLPNASALGKIFTALPFGDPVYQMLELKLAMYIDFPRHMKPGILVTCSDDIELYSTGVTETITFDKPGFTALAHPSDLAVGTTHGVFVLDQSSFSGKGGLEYASCRHFLHKPDVETMRRCGAVCVRGGSARQSSGECGDSEVDSECVYTDSIFYIDHSVAKQLLTFYKEMGALCCEIDAYGDFLQALGPGATQDYTQNTCNITKEESGLVEVRQKLYSLLRGTALNVIVLNNSKFYHIGTTQEYLFHFTTDSKLKFELDFLSVAFSAFSDKAATLGRSTSVIQSVLEPGCRIGPGSVVEYSRIGPEVSVGQSSIVSGAYIDVRAAVPSGCLLSSLSIKINGQVKYVSMAFGVEDNLKKSVKLLSDIHSLQFFGVGLLECLALWGVKVSEQLFSGENTHLGLWTARIFPVCSTLSESVRMSLKMLNSVQHMSAFELSGFQLLSVEEMLTYKDVEDMLKFRKQIYDEICLQRQKEKSDL is encoded by the exons atgccggcggcgggggagcgcagcgcggcgcggcgggaggcCACGGGCCGGCGGCTGGTGCGGCTGGCGGCGCTCAGAG gaaatggTGGATCAACACTTCACGTTCTCCGGTGCCTGGAGGATCTGTATGGTGATAAATGGACATCTTTTATTGTGCTGCTAATCCATTCTG GTGGTTACAGTCAACGTTTACCGAACGCAAGTGCCCTGGGAAAGATTTTCACAGCGTTGCCTTTTGGCGATCCCGTTTACCAGATGCTGGAGCTGAAGCTCGCCATGTACATTGATTTCCCCCGCCACATGAAACCCGGAATTCTCGTGACGTGTTCGGATGACATAGAGCTTTACAGCACTGGCGTTACGGAAACCATCACGTTTGATAAACCTGGGTTTACGGCGTTAGCTCACCCTTCAGATTTGGCAGTTGGCACCACTCACGGAGTGTTTGTTTTAGATCAGTCCAGTTTTTCAGGAAAGGGAGGCCTGGAGTACGCGTCTTGCCGTCACTTCCTTCACAAGCCCGACGTTGAGACGATGCGCCGGTGCGGCGCGGTGTGCGTGAGAGGGGGTTCTGCTCGGCAGAGCTCGGGGGAGTGCGGTGACTCAGAGGTGGACTCGGAGTGTGTGTATACAGACAGTATATTCTACATCGATCATAGTGTTGCAAAACAGCTGCTGACGTTTTACAAGGAGATGGGCGCTCTTTGCTGTGAAATAGATGCATACGGTGACTTCCTCCAGGCCCTGGGGCCCGGAGCCACTCAAGATTACACACAAAATACATGTAACATCACAAAAGAGGAGTCGGGGTTGGTAGAAGTGCGGCAGAAGCTGTACTCTCTTCTGAGGGGAACTGCGCTCAATGTCATCGTCTTAAACAACTCTAAGTTCTACCACATTGGAACTACTCAAgagtatttgtttcattttacaacTGATAGCAAACTGAAATTTGAGCTTGACTTTCTCTCTGTGGCTTTTAGCGCCTTTTCCGACAAAGCTGCGACCTTGGGCCGATCCACCAGTGTCATTCAGAGCGTCCTGGAGCCTGGCTGTCGGATCGGGCCTGGGTCCGTCGTTGAGTACTCCCGAATCGGGCCCGAAGTCTCGGTGGGGCAGAGCAGCATCGTCAGTGGAGCGTACATCGATGTGAGAGCAGCCGTGCCTTCTGGCTGTCTCCTGAGTTCATTAAGTATAAAAATTAATGGTCAGGTAAAGTACGTAAGTATGGCGTTTGGTGTAGAAGACAACTTGAAAAAGAGCGTGAAATTGTTGTCAGATATCCATTCACTCCAGTTTTTTGGCGTCGGCTTACTGGAATGCTTGGCCCTCTGGGGTGTAAAGGTTTCAGAGCAGCTCTTCTCCGGTGAGAACACGCACTTGGGGTTGTGGACTGCTAggatttttcctgtttgttctaCTTTAAGTGAATCAGTTAGAATGTCgttaaaaatgttaaattctgTGCAGCACATGTCAGCTTTTGAATTGAGTGGCTTTCAGCTCTTGTCTGTTGAAGAAATGCTCACCTACAAAGATGTAGAAGACATGTTGAAGTTCAGGAAGCAAATTTACGATGAAATTTGTctacagagacagaaagagaagtctGATTTGTAG
- the FPGT gene encoding fucose-1-phosphate guanylyltransferase isoform X3, whose product MALLSGSDGIQDNTNSWGNGGSTLHVLRCLEDLYGDKWTSFIVLLIHSGGYSQRLPNASALGKIFTALPFGDPVYQMLELKLAMYIDFPRHMKPGILVTCSDDIELYSTGVTETITFDKPGFTALAHPSDLAVGTTHGVFVLDQSSFSGKGGLEYASCRHFLHKPDVETMRRCGAVCVRGGSARQSSGECGDSEVDSECVYTDSIFYIDHSVAKQLLTFYKEMGALCCEIDAYGDFLQALGPGATQDYTQNTCNITKEESGLVEVRQKLYSLLRGTALNVIVLNNSKFYHIGTTQEYLFHFTTDSKLKFELDFLSVAFSAFSDKAATLGRSTSVIQSVLEPGCRIGPGSVVEYSRIGPEVSVGQSSIVSGAYIDVRAAVPSGCLLSSLSIKINGQVKYVSMAFGVEDNLKKSVKLLSDIHSLQFFGVGLLECLALWGVKVSEQLFSGENTHLGLWTARIFPVCSTLSESVRMSLKMLNSVQHMSAFELSGFQLLSVEEMLTYKDVEDMLKFRKQIYDEICLQRQKEKSDL is encoded by the exons ATGGCTCTTCTGAGCGGTTCGGATGGAATTCAGGATAACACTAACTCATGGG gaaatggTGGATCAACACTTCACGTTCTCCGGTGCCTGGAGGATCTGTATGGTGATAAATGGACATCTTTTATTGTGCTGCTAATCCATTCTG GTGGTTACAGTCAACGTTTACCGAACGCAAGTGCCCTGGGAAAGATTTTCACAGCGTTGCCTTTTGGCGATCCCGTTTACCAGATGCTGGAGCTGAAGCTCGCCATGTACATTGATTTCCCCCGCCACATGAAACCCGGAATTCTCGTGACGTGTTCGGATGACATAGAGCTTTACAGCACTGGCGTTACGGAAACCATCACGTTTGATAAACCTGGGTTTACGGCGTTAGCTCACCCTTCAGATTTGGCAGTTGGCACCACTCACGGAGTGTTTGTTTTAGATCAGTCCAGTTTTTCAGGAAAGGGAGGCCTGGAGTACGCGTCTTGCCGTCACTTCCTTCACAAGCCCGACGTTGAGACGATGCGCCGGTGCGGCGCGGTGTGCGTGAGAGGGGGTTCTGCTCGGCAGAGCTCGGGGGAGTGCGGTGACTCAGAGGTGGACTCGGAGTGTGTGTATACAGACAGTATATTCTACATCGATCATAGTGTTGCAAAACAGCTGCTGACGTTTTACAAGGAGATGGGCGCTCTTTGCTGTGAAATAGATGCATACGGTGACTTCCTCCAGGCCCTGGGGCCCGGAGCCACTCAAGATTACACACAAAATACATGTAACATCACAAAAGAGGAGTCGGGGTTGGTAGAAGTGCGGCAGAAGCTGTACTCTCTTCTGAGGGGAACTGCGCTCAATGTCATCGTCTTAAACAACTCTAAGTTCTACCACATTGGAACTACTCAAgagtatttgtttcattttacaacTGATAGCAAACTGAAATTTGAGCTTGACTTTCTCTCTGTGGCTTTTAGCGCCTTTTCCGACAAAGCTGCGACCTTGGGCCGATCCACCAGTGTCATTCAGAGCGTCCTGGAGCCTGGCTGTCGGATCGGGCCTGGGTCCGTCGTTGAGTACTCCCGAATCGGGCCCGAAGTCTCGGTGGGGCAGAGCAGCATCGTCAGTGGAGCGTACATCGATGTGAGAGCAGCCGTGCCTTCTGGCTGTCTCCTGAGTTCATTAAGTATAAAAATTAATGGTCAGGTAAAGTACGTAAGTATGGCGTTTGGTGTAGAAGACAACTTGAAAAAGAGCGTGAAATTGTTGTCAGATATCCATTCACTCCAGTTTTTTGGCGTCGGCTTACTGGAATGCTTGGCCCTCTGGGGTGTAAAGGTTTCAGAGCAGCTCTTCTCCGGTGAGAACACGCACTTGGGGTTGTGGACTGCTAggatttttcctgtttgttctaCTTTAAGTGAATCAGTTAGAATGTCgttaaaaatgttaaattctgTGCAGCACATGTCAGCTTTTGAATTGAGTGGCTTTCAGCTCTTGTCTGTTGAAGAAATGCTCACCTACAAAGATGTAGAAGACATGTTGAAGTTCAGGAAGCAAATTTACGATGAAATTTGTctacagagacagaaagagaagtctGATTTGTAG
- the FPGT gene encoding fucose-1-phosphate guanylyltransferase isoform X1, which translates to MPAAGERSAARREATGRRLVRLAALRGRAARPGEFWDVVAVTAADAEQARGYRQQLAEKLGRRELPLGARYHVFVDPPGRKIGNGGSTLHVLRCLEDLYGDKWTSFIVLLIHSGGYSQRLPNASALGKIFTALPFGDPVYQMLELKLAMYIDFPRHMKPGILVTCSDDIELYSTGVTETITFDKPGFTALAHPSDLAVGTTHGVFVLDQSSFSGKGGLEYASCRHFLHKPDVETMRRCGAVCVRGGSARQSSGECGDSEVDSECVYTDSIFYIDHSVAKQLLTFYKEMGALCCEIDAYGDFLQALGPGATQDYTQNTCNITKEESGLVEVRQKLYSLLRGTALNVIVLNNSKFYHIGTTQEYLFHFTTDSKLKFELDFLSVAFSAFSDKAATLGRSTSVIQSVLEPGCRIGPGSVVEYSRIGPEVSVGQSSIVSGAYIDVRAAVPSGCLLSSLSIKINGQVKYVSMAFGVEDNLKKSVKLLSDIHSLQFFGVGLLECLALWGVKVSEQLFSGENTHLGLWTARIFPVCSTLSESVRMSLKMLNSVQHMSAFELSGFQLLSVEEMLTYKDVEDMLKFRKQIYDEICLQRQKEKSDL; encoded by the exons atgccggcggcgggggagcgcagcgcggcgcggcgggaggcCACGGGCCGGCGGCTGGTGCGGCTGGCGGCGCTCAGAG GTCGGGCCGCGCGCCCCGGCGAGTTCTGGGACGTGGTGGCGGTGACGGCGGCCGACGCGGAGCAGGCGCGGGGCTACCGGCAGCAGCTGGCCGAgaagctgggcaggagggagctgccgCTGGGCGCGCGCTACCACGTCTTCGTGGATCCGCCGGGACGCAAGATCG gaaatggTGGATCAACACTTCACGTTCTCCGGTGCCTGGAGGATCTGTATGGTGATAAATGGACATCTTTTATTGTGCTGCTAATCCATTCTG GTGGTTACAGTCAACGTTTACCGAACGCAAGTGCCCTGGGAAAGATTTTCACAGCGTTGCCTTTTGGCGATCCCGTTTACCAGATGCTGGAGCTGAAGCTCGCCATGTACATTGATTTCCCCCGCCACATGAAACCCGGAATTCTCGTGACGTGTTCGGATGACATAGAGCTTTACAGCACTGGCGTTACGGAAACCATCACGTTTGATAAACCTGGGTTTACGGCGTTAGCTCACCCTTCAGATTTGGCAGTTGGCACCACTCACGGAGTGTTTGTTTTAGATCAGTCCAGTTTTTCAGGAAAGGGAGGCCTGGAGTACGCGTCTTGCCGTCACTTCCTTCACAAGCCCGACGTTGAGACGATGCGCCGGTGCGGCGCGGTGTGCGTGAGAGGGGGTTCTGCTCGGCAGAGCTCGGGGGAGTGCGGTGACTCAGAGGTGGACTCGGAGTGTGTGTATACAGACAGTATATTCTACATCGATCATAGTGTTGCAAAACAGCTGCTGACGTTTTACAAGGAGATGGGCGCTCTTTGCTGTGAAATAGATGCATACGGTGACTTCCTCCAGGCCCTGGGGCCCGGAGCCACTCAAGATTACACACAAAATACATGTAACATCACAAAAGAGGAGTCGGGGTTGGTAGAAGTGCGGCAGAAGCTGTACTCTCTTCTGAGGGGAACTGCGCTCAATGTCATCGTCTTAAACAACTCTAAGTTCTACCACATTGGAACTACTCAAgagtatttgtttcattttacaacTGATAGCAAACTGAAATTTGAGCTTGACTTTCTCTCTGTGGCTTTTAGCGCCTTTTCCGACAAAGCTGCGACCTTGGGCCGATCCACCAGTGTCATTCAGAGCGTCCTGGAGCCTGGCTGTCGGATCGGGCCTGGGTCCGTCGTTGAGTACTCCCGAATCGGGCCCGAAGTCTCGGTGGGGCAGAGCAGCATCGTCAGTGGAGCGTACATCGATGTGAGAGCAGCCGTGCCTTCTGGCTGTCTCCTGAGTTCATTAAGTATAAAAATTAATGGTCAGGTAAAGTACGTAAGTATGGCGTTTGGTGTAGAAGACAACTTGAAAAAGAGCGTGAAATTGTTGTCAGATATCCATTCACTCCAGTTTTTTGGCGTCGGCTTACTGGAATGCTTGGCCCTCTGGGGTGTAAAGGTTTCAGAGCAGCTCTTCTCCGGTGAGAACACGCACTTGGGGTTGTGGACTGCTAggatttttcctgtttgttctaCTTTAAGTGAATCAGTTAGAATGTCgttaaaaatgttaaattctgTGCAGCACATGTCAGCTTTTGAATTGAGTGGCTTTCAGCTCTTGTCTGTTGAAGAAATGCTCACCTACAAAGATGTAGAAGACATGTTGAAGTTCAGGAAGCAAATTTACGATGAAATTTGTctacagagacagaaagagaagtctGATTTGTAG